From Vanrija pseudolonga chromosome 1, complete sequence, a single genomic window includes:
- the NTE1 gene encoding Lysophospholipase NTE1 — MPRWANILAAVGTLTAAAAHLDQLPQHASSPNPPPITGSNPLVALAGAVVSSVLYLLQLAQYVAGVVTITVPTMIVRMLQYSFTISLGFPHFAALFIGFAGALFALIRYRYLTQYTKLKESALPLPSPASLANTLPLINDAALNDASSRSTNVLHSYLDDFLSAIRIFGYLERPVFHELSRHLQTRRLAAGDTIEIGGGEFWCVVEGRVQVFAPNSDHSPSLESPDPFETTRESFNGYSLVNEVSTGGTLSSLFSILSLFTEHIKLSWNEDAAEAPRSALFAEEPERPRSRANSDVSQLDGKTMGVASPETVPQDRPPSSPSTSTVQGTIRQSSSSPEINRLPQSASSSQPSTSTHSPMFGPLNGMSTLKPPGLSHLDTHQPGSRGSGSSRHRHQTPLESVAMKGTIARATVDSTLAVIPAEAFRKLTRKFPKAAGSIVQVVLERFSRVTFMTAHKFLGLTREILRSESALNSLVSHPLPRSFYSGGGMQALRDRFQPELRPKHQPFPNPEQSPARTNSGGPDFFTFESPSPTVRAPSLPSVTPKNIGTPATKPMTFKGLGEGFSKLASDSEDTVDEVLSPTTPHTLLRRNSAMRNEVAAGDLAMAGQKDSDGFFRPRFPRIDTWRGRTPTSSLNDRRRASAYESEEEDDYQFQLRDELVKSIAKSIGLLQPPDQPSDSRGNRSIAASLSLSTPNSPAMFPNGRPHGRSPFGNVLDMANASHERGNISGLLRESLLNARLGVDDDASSMSASVLDSHGGGMDVNTTIMRDLGNHLDILYFKKGSVLVKQGERAAGLYYVIDGFLDVSIPIHTPGDPTTANLLASDLSSASLTRPFGAALGIKDPEAPGSAKTPSKKDALECEEVLYTVKPGGLAGYLASLCSTESYVNISAKTDCYVGFLPHNALERILERRPIVLLTLAKRLLSLLSPLVLHIDAGLDWIQLNAGQNLYEKGDKATDFYIIINGRLRAIDKKANSDNVSVIREYGQNDPIGELDVILGAPRSDTVQAIRETELVRIPTALFDAVSVKHPATTMQFMKLIVGEVRKAVTQHQTEFHQGSHHASGTASELRADRNLKTVCILGSNRDAPVAQFAAKLKTALEDIGSSTSYLDQATVMRHLGRHAFTRMGALKIAGWLADQEQHYEIVLYVADTPPSSQWTMTCIRQADLVLVLGAGDDPQLGEYEKVLLAMKCYARKELILLHDERAVPPGSTRLWLKNRPWLQAHYHLELPGVAAPLKSGSIHIHDPSAVAAFKHLREKVETRIKQYRGLRPLGRPRRPPHLNDFARIARRLTGRQIGLVLSGGGARGISHIGMLQALEEHGVPIDAIAGCSIGSLVGGLYARKTDILETTGRAKQFAGRMGSVLRILSDVTYPFVAYTTGHEFNRGIYKAFYNTHIEDFWIPFFANSTNITHSRMEIHRSGYAWRYVRASMTLAGFLPPLSDNGELLVDGGYMDNTPIGPLRASGIRDIIVVDVGSIDDTSPRNYGDSVSGWWLFFNRWNPFYSRSVLSMTEISSRLTYVSSVKTLEDVKSDPRVLYMAMPVQHIETIGGFKQFPQVLDIGLKAARVKLNEWEKDGRLPHGVSVEQKPALTRRGTRIRRSSI; from the exons TGTTTATAGGCTTTGCAGGCGCCCTCTTTGCCCTCATTCGTTACCGC TACCTCACTCAATATACCAAACTCAAGGAGAGCGC CCTCCCACTACCTTCCCCCGCATCTCTCGCCAACACCCTCCCTCTTATCAATGATGCAGCACTCAACGACGCCTCAAGCAGGTCCACAAACGTGCTTCACTCTTACCTCGATGACTTCCTCTCCGCTATTCGCATCTTTGGCTACCTCGAGCGCCCTGTCTTCCATGAACTCAGCCGCCACCTCCAGacgcgtcgcctcgccgctggtGACACGATAGAAatcggtggcggcgagttCTGGTGCGTCGTAGAGGGACGCGTCCAAGTG TTTGCTCCCAACTCTGATCACTCGCCTTCACTCGAGTCGCCTGATCCGTTCGAAACGACCAGAGAGTCGTTCAACGGCTATAGCCTCGTCAACGAGGTGTCGACTGGAGGCACGTTGTCGTCCTTGTTCTCCATCCTGTCCTTGTTCACCGAACACATCAAACTCTCCTGGAACGAGGATGCCGCCGAAGCCCCTCGCTCTGCCTTATTCGCCGAAGAGCCCGAGCGCCCGCGTTCCAGAGCAAACTCTGACGTGagccagctcgacggcaagacCATGGGCGTGGCGAGCCCGGAAACTGTGCCGCAGGACAGACCACCATCGTCCCCATCTACCTCGACCGTCCAGGGCACTATCCGCCAGTCGTCTTCGTCTCCCGAGATCAACAGATTGCCCCAGTCTGCTTCCTCCTCGCAGCCCTCTACCAGCACCCACTCGCCCATGTTTGGCCCACTCAATGGCATGTCCACATTAAAGCCCCCAGGCCTCTCGCACCTTGACACGCACCAGCCGGGCTCTCGCGGATCAGGCTCCAGTCGTCATCGCCACCAAACGCCACTCGAGTCGGTCGCTATGAAGGGCACTATTGCCCGCGCGACTGTAGACAGCACACTCGCTGTCATCCCTGCCGAAGCGTTCCGCAAGCTCACCCGCAAGTTCCCCAAGGCTGCAGGATCAATCGTTCAGGTCGTTCTCGAGCGTTTCAGCCGTGTTACCTTCATGACGG CTCACAAGTTCCTCGGGCTCACCCGCGAGATTCTGCGCTCGGAATCTGCGCTCAACTCCCTCGTGTCCCACCCTCTTCCCCGGTCCTTTtacagcggcggtggcatgCAGGCTCTTCGAGACCGCTTCCAGCCGGAACTTCGTCCCAAGCACCAGCCCTTCCCTAACCCGGAACAGTCTCCAGCACGCACAAACTCAGGCGGTCCCGACTTCTTCACCTTCGAGTCACCCAGTCCAACTGTCAGAGCCCCGTCACTCCCCTCCGTCACCCCAAAGAACATTGGCACCCCAGCAACCAAGCCCATGACATTCAAGGGCCTTGGGGAGGGGTTCTCCAAGTTGGCCTCCGACTCTGAAGATACTGTTGATGAGGTCCTCAGCCCGACCACACCTCATACGCTCCTCCGCCGCAACTCTGCCATGCGCAATGAGGTCGCTGCCGGAGACCTGGCCATGGCAGGACAGAAGGATAGCGACGGTTTCTTCAGACCTCGCTTCCCCAGAATCGACACTTGGCGCGGTCGCACTCCCACGTCTTCTCTCAAcgaccgtcgtcgcgcttcaGCATATGAGTcggaagaggaggacgactACCAGTTTCAACTGCGCGATGAGCTCGTCAAGTCGATCGCAAAGTCGATTGGCCTCCTTCAGCCGCCTGACCAGCCGTCCGACTCCCGGGGCAACCGCTCAATCGCTGCCTCTTTGTCCCTCTCTACACCAAACTCTCCAGCCATGTTCCCCAATGGCCGTCCTCACGGACGCTCGCCGTTCGGCAATGTGCTCGACATGGCCAATGCCTCTCATGAACGTGGAAACATCAGTGGCCTCCTTCGTGAAAGCCTGCTGAATGCTCgacttggcgtcgacgacgatgcgagCAGCATGTCTGCCAGCGTCCTCGACAGTCATGGTGGTGGGATGGACGTCAACACCACTATCATGCGCGACCTTGGTAAccacctcgacatcctcTACTTCAAGAAGGGCAGCGTTCTCGTCAAGCAGGGCGAGAGAGCCGCAGGTCTCTACTACGTTATCGACGGTTTCCTCGAT GTGTCCATCCCCATTCATACTCCGGGCGACCCCACGACCGCTAACCTCCTGGCTTCTGATCTCTCTTCGGCAAGTTTAACCCGACCATTCGGCGCCGCTCTGGGCATCAAGGACCCTGAGGCGCCGGGGTCGGCCAAAACCCCATCGAAGAAGGACGCTTTGGAGTGTGAAGAGGTCTTGTACACGGTCAAG CCTGGTGGCCTCGCAGGCTATCTTGCTTCTCTCTGCAGCACCGAGTCCTATGTCAACATTTC CGCCAAGACCGACTGTTATGTCGGCTTCCTGCCACACAACGCCCTTGAGCGCATCCTGGAGCGCCGTCCAATTGTCCTCCTAACTCTGGCAAAGCGCCTTCTGTCTCTTCTCTCGCCATTAG TCCTCCACATTGATGCCGGCCTGGACTGGATCCAGCTCAATGCTGGCCAGAATCTGTACGAGAAGGGTGACAAGGCAACCGACTTCTACATCATTATCA acggccgcctgcgcgctATCGATAAGAAGGCAAACAGCGACAACGTCTCGGTTATTCGTGAATACGGACAAAATGATCCCATAGGCGAACTGGACGTCATTCTCGGCGCTCCACGCTCCGACACTGTCCAAGCTATCCGCGAGACTGAGCTGGTTCGAATTCCAACGGCCTTGTTTGACGCCGTCTCCGTCAAGCACCCTGCGACCACAATGCAGTTCATGAAGCTCATTGTGGGCGAGGTTCGCAAGGCGGTGACTCAGCATCAAACCGAGTTCCACCAGGGCAGCCACCATGCCTCTGGAaccgcgagcgagctccGGGCGGATCGCAACTTGA AAACTGTCTGCATTCTGGGATCCAACCGTGATGCTCCTGTGGCGCAGTTCGCTGCAAAGCTCAAGACTGCCCTGGAGGACATTGGCTCGTCGACTTCATACCTTGACCAGGCGACTGTCATGCGCCACCTGGGCCGCCATGCCTTTACGAGGATGGG CGCGCTCAAGATCGCAGGCTGGTTGGCTGACCAAGAG CAACACTATGAAATCGTTCTCTATGTCGCCGATACCCCGCCTTCGAGCCAGTGGACCATGACCTGCATCCGCCAAGCCGACCTGGTTCTTGTGCTCGGGGCGGGCGATGACCCCCAGCTGGGAGAGTATGAAAAGGTGCTCCTCGCCATGAAGTGTTACGCCAGGAAGGAGCTCATTCTGCTTCACGACGAGCGGGCTGTGCCCCCAGGATCGACCCGCCTGTGGCTCAAG AACCGCCCTTGGCTCCAAGCTCACTACCATCTGGAGCTCCCCGGCGTGGCAGCCCCGCTCAAGTCGGGCAGCATTCACATCCATGACccgtccgccgtcgccgccttcaAGCATCTTcgcgagaaggtcgagacGCGCATCAAACAATACCGTGGTCTCCGTCCCCTTGGTCGTCCCAGGCGTCCTCCCCACCTGAATGACTTTGCACGCATCGCCCGTCGTCTCACCGGCAGGCAGATTGGTCTTGTTCTCAGTGGTGGCGGTGCGCGTGGTATCTCTCATATCGGAATGCTCCAGGCCTTGGAGGAGCACGGTGTCCCCATCGACGCGATTGCCGGCTGTTCGATTGGTTCTCTTGTTGGTGGCCTGTACGCTCGCAAGACGGACATTCTCGAGACGACTGGTCGTGCCAAGCAGTTTGCCGGTCGTATGGGCTCTGTTCTGCGTATTCTCAGCGACGTGACATACCCATTCGTGGCGTATACTACTGGACATGAGTTTA ATCGTGGCATTTACAAGGCTTTCTATAATACTCACATCGAGG ACTTCTGGATCCCCTTCTTTGCCAACTCGACGAACATTACCCACTCTCGCATGGAGATTCACCGTTCGGGCTATGCCTGGCGTTATGTCCGCGCATCCATGACTCTTGCGGGTTTCCTACCACCTCTGTCGGACAATGGAGAGC TCCTCGTGGACGGCGGTTACATGGATAATACCCCAATTGGGCCTCTCCGCGCCAGCGGTATTCGCGACATTATCGTTGTCGATGTCGGGTCTATTGACGACACGTCGCCACGCAACTACGGCGACTCGGTCTCCGGCTGGTGGCTGTTCTTCAACCGCTGGAACCCATTCTACAGTCGCTCTGTGCTGTCTATGACCGAgatctcgtctcgtctcacCTA CGTTTCCAGCgtcaagacgctcgaggacgtcaagaGTGACCCTCGCGTGTTGTACATGGCCATGCCCGTGCAG CACATTGAGACCATTGGTGGCTTCAAGCAGTTCCCGCAGGTCTTGGACATAGGCctcaaggccgcgcgcgtcaaGCTCAACGAGTGGGAGAAGGACGGCCGTCTGCCTCACGGTGTCTCCGTCGAGCAGAAGCCCGCATTAACCCGTCGCGGCACGCGCATTCGCCGATCCTCGATCTGA
- the rrn3 gene encoding RNA polymerase I-specific transcription initiation factor rrn3: MSRDAFALATPRASSLTGKKRPRESTDSSDPRTNSLRANRRTKSVSEAGRTAADAKDREAFQRQLIGVFVPRALKESADGNMANYNDLLAHFLPTALQTTVPLAPILPLLRALTAHVSLLSPEIHSSLISAIVALPWAAGDDRFVKCYVGFAGVLVSAHPVWAKEVVGMAIRGLTWQPKIASASSTPITRRAFHARHHLLISHLLSLIPTLPNIIQPLLNRNSPHKREDEVCQTTWVRNACEMIEYCPELGPRVWSGLVDRMLRIDVEITNRVEDDDEDDDEDDDDDEDMTGGSAPANDPFDLLISEDVPKEGDDDEDDDDDEEDGELDPDALSSDDERETDDEATTNAVEIAAQKKRKREALRSMRAKLDGMMYYFLRHIEEAMGGRERGPSAAELAALGLSSVASSGSSTPRSGTPTCGTPTNSTPPASALPALPTRPKPTPAQSLAHFQALLNLFSRQILPTSATQHLPFLLFLASSFSPAHTDLFLGLLVSQALYATTSNAPTLASQPVSLTQRVAAAVYIGSLVCRARYVTDDQARTVMTYLLAYIDGKLAQARAAASGKVSMDELPLFYAVCQAVMLTFCFRWRAFTADTDGDGVVGELDLDGESDTGESEGRWMRDLDVLQRALTSELNPLLGCNPSIVSTFAKVAHSTGFAYCFSIIEANQHATAGRSASTNSANGRSASASRTASTTGNRRTFSRTTSAPAAPFPPALAAPRTARQTNIDAGLDSYFPFDPYDLPRSGEYVDALYRTWSDVAVDLGGDSDDESDSDEEGDESEDSEEMEDEFTRGRMSSSAGRSLPKIMPMAAKPGSYGEHRRRIIKDTGLSTSLEHMSISPGAAGFHMAAPGKA, from the exons ATGTCCCGCGACGCgttcgccctcgccaccccccGCGCATCGTCGCTCACGGGCAAGAAGCGGCCCCGCGAGTCGACGGACAGCTCGGATCCGAGAACAAACTCGCTCCGCGCCAACCGCCGCACCAAGTCTGTCAGCGAGGCAGgacgcaccgccgccgacgcaaAGGACCGCGAGGCCttccagcgccagctcaTCGGCGTGTTCGTCCCCCGAGCCCTCAAGGAGTCGGCAGACGGCAACATGGCAAACTACAACGACCTGCTGGCGCACTTCCTGCCCACTGCGCTGCAGACGACggtgccgctcgcgcccatcCTTCCCCTTCTCCGCGCGTTGACGGCACACGTCTCGCTCCTGTCCCCCGAGATCCACTCGTCGCTCATCTCGGCGATCGTCGCACTGCCTtgggccgccggcgacgaccgaTTCGTCAAGTGCTATGTCGGTTTCGCTGGTGTGCTCGTCAGCGCGCACCCAGTGTGGGCAAAGGAGGTCGTCGGTATGGCCATCAGGGGTCTCACATGGC AGCCCAAAATCGCGTCCGCTTCCTCGACCCCCATCACTCGACGCGCCTTCCATGCCCGTCACCACCTGCTCATCTCGCACCTCCTGTCGCTCATTCCCACGCTCCCCAACATCATTCAGCCTCTGCTGAATCGCAACTCGCCTCACAagcgcgaggatgaggtGTGCCAGACGACCTGGGTCCGCAACGCGTGCGAGATGATCGAGTACTGCCCCGAGTTGGGCCCCAGAGTGTGGtccggcctcgtcgaccgaaTGCTGAGgatcgacgtcgagatcaCCAaccgtgtcgaggacgacgatgaggatgacgacgaggacgacgacgacgacgaagataTGACGGGTGGAAGCGCGCCGGCCAACGACCCCTTCGACCTGCTCATCTCCGAGGACGTCCCGAAGGAGGGAGacgatgatgaggacgacgacgacgatgaggaggacggagagctcgaccccgacgcgctgTCTTCggatgacgagcgcgagaccgacgacgaggccacgACGAACGCTGTCGAGATCGCCGCTCAGAAGAAGCGCAAACGCGAGGCCCTCAGGTCGATGCGCGCAAAGCTGGACGGCATGATGTACTACTTCCTGCGCCACATCGAGGAGGCCATGGGTGGCCGCGAGCGTGGCCCCTCTGCTGCCGAACTCGCGGCGCTGGGATTGTCCTCCGTCGCCAGCTCTGGTTCCTCGACGCCCCGCTCGGGGACGCCAACGTGTGGTACCCCGACCAACTCCACACCTCCGGCGTCGGCTCTCCCAGCGCTCCCGACAAGACCAAAGCCCACCCCGGCCCAGTCACTAGCGCACTTCCAGGCCCTCCTCAACCTCTTCTCCCGCCAGATCCTCCCCACGTCAGCCACCCAGCACCTCCCTTTCCTCCTCTTTCTGGCCTCGTCTTTCTCCCCGGCACACACcgacctcttcctcggcctcctcgttTCGCAGGCGCTGTACGCCACGACCTCGAACGCGCCGaccctcgcctcgcagcCCGTGTCCCTCACACAGcgggtcgccgccgccgtctacATTGGCTCCCTCGTCTGCCGCGCGCGTTACGTCACCGACGACCAGGCGCGCACCGTCATGACTTACCTTCTCGCGTACATTGACGGCAAGCTCGCCCAGGCCCGGGCCGCGGCTTCCGGCAAGGTCTCCATGGACGAACTGCCCCTCTTCTACGCGGTCTGCCAGGCCGTCATGCTCACCTTCTGCTTCCGCTGGCGAGCATTCACGGCCGACAcagacggcgacggcgtcgtcggtgagcttgACTTGGACGGAGAGAGCGACACTGGCGAGTCGGAGGGGCGCTGGATGCGCGACCTGGACGTTCTCCAGCGTGCGCTCACGAGCGAGCTGAACCCTCTGCTTGGGTGCAACCCCTCCATCGTGAGCACGTTTGCCAAGGTCGCCCACTCGACCGGCTTTGCGTACTGCTTCTCCATTATCGAGGCGAACCAGCACGCCACAGCAGGCCGGAGCGCCTCGACAAACTCGGCGAATGGACGAAgcgcctcggcatcgaggacggcctcgacgacgggcaacCGGAGGACATTCTCGCGCACGACCTCAGCACCGGCGGCACCCTTTCCCCCGGCACTCGCTGCCCCGCGTACGGCACGCCAGACCAACATCGACGCCGGGCTCGACTCGTACTTCCCCTTCGACCCGTACGACCTGCCTCGCTCGGGCGAATACGTCGATGCGCTGTACCGCACCTGGAGCGATGTTGCCGTCGATCTCGGTGGTGatagcgacgacgagagcgactcggacgaggagggcgacgagtcggaggacagcgaggagatggaggacGAGTTCACCAGAGGCAgaatgtcgagctcggccggccgCTCGCTACCCAAAATCATGCCCATGGCTGCCAAGCCTGGGTCGTATGgcgagcaccgccgccggaTCATCAAGGACACTGGCCTTTCCACCAGTTTAGAGCATATGAGCATTTCCCCTGGCGCCGCCGGATTCCACATGGCCGCCCCAGGGAAGGCATAG
- the NTE1 gene encoding uncharacterized protein, which produces MGMILGSERPAELDILPLVNSSSISSLSSDSSPSSSESLSSSLSPPRSTATSLQVRYSASTYSPERGRSYGSKGKYESSPASMLVWRAVRGAASAGGKGAAGAEVVRENVLRLPVVEAVLDAEALRPFAEFVEALRPAVACWFASIMEKQYAKPVEWATLANVLTMEGLHPSRGFSSLVAHPAPLRLASVALSVQVKLTDDAVAVCVGRECSPAEAEGEHDGLADRVEEGQFVHGDLAGSRGPGLGELAVNVREKRLRNEEAEEEVGRREFGSRGATLAATHGLLDVAQEVVHHAVQLCAHRPEGLAFALLLSGDLDSVRRGLVVGLALVIRRQRVGVELSVLLIVVVVLIIVSLLRDVLGDEQVEGVVGRRASTRHIFVVVVVLVVILIVVLDTVGDLDVDPQHSVDEAGPHSGAQLGAVLDHLARVADPGRLAHLILALRNRHST; this is translated from the exons ATGGGCATGATTTTGGGTAGCGAGcggccggccgagctcgacattcTGCCTCTGGTGAACTCgtcctccatctcctcgctgtcctccgactcgtcgccctcctcgtccgagtcgctctcgtcgtcgctatCACCACCGAGATCGACGGCAACATCGCTCCAGGTGCGGTACAGCGCATCGACGTATTCGCCCGAGCGAGGCAGGTCGTACGGGTCGAAGGGGAAGTACGAGTCGAGCCCGGCGTCGATGTTGGTCTGGCGTGCCGTACGCGGGGCAGCGAGTGCCGGGGGAAAGGGTGCCGCCGGTGCTGAGGTCGTGCGCGAGAATGTCCTCCGgttgcccgtcgtcgaggccgtcctcgatgccgaggcgcTTCGTCCATTCGCCGAGTTTGTCGAGGCGCTCCGGCCTGCTGTGGCGTGCTGGTTCGCCTCGATAATGGAGAAGCAGTACGCAAAGCCGGTCGAGTGGGCGACCTTGGCAAACGTGCTCACGATGGAGGGGTTGCACCCAAGCAGAGGGTTCAGCTCGCTC GTCGCGCATCCAGCGCCCCTCCGACTCGCCAGTGTCGCTCTCTCCGTCCAAGTcaagctcaccgacgacgccgtcgccgtctgTGTCGGCCGTGAATGCTCGCCAGCGGAAGCAGAAGGTGAGCATGACGGCCTGGCAGACCGCGTAGAAGAGGGGCAGTTCGTCCATGGAGACCTTGCCGGAAGCCGCGGCCCGGGCCTGGGCGAGCTTGCCGTCAATGTACGCGAGAAG CGCCTGCGAaacgaggaggccgaggaagaggtcgGT CGCCGCGAGTTCGGCAGCAGAGGGGCCACGCTCGCGGCCACCCATGGCCTCCTCGATGTGGCGCAGGAAGTAGTACATCATGCCGTCCAGCTTTGCGCGCATCGACCTGAGGGCCTCGCGTTTGCGCTTCTTCTGAGCGGCGATCTCGACAGCGTTCGTcgtggcctcgtcgtcggtctcgcgctcgtcatccGAAGAcagcgcgtcggggtcgagctctccgtcctcctcatcgtcgtcgtcgtcctcatcatcgtCTCCCTCCTTCGGGACGTCCTCGGAGATGAGCAGGTCGAAGGGGTCGTTGGCCGGCGCGCTTCCACCCGTCAtatcttcgtcgtcgtcgtcgtcctcgtcgtcatcctcatcgtcgtcctcgacacggtTGGtgatctcgacgtcgatcCTCAGCAttcggtcgacgaggccggaCCACACTCTGGGGCCCAACTCGGGGCAGTACTCGATCATCTCGCACGCGTTGCGGACCCAGGTCGTCTGGCACacctcatcctcgcgctT CGAAACCGACATAGCACTTGA
- the rnc_1 gene encoding Ribonuclease 3, with protein sequence MSSFDIPDHGLNTMLLPELPSDLVLPPLPPIADPQLARLAVTHSSAHQLPRRPTSLEFEADEKVEDYEKLEHVGDSMLGSVVTGLLHDLFPLLRPGPATMLKSHLVSNATLRQLCIRYKITDHIIAAPVQLLTIKSQEKPVASIFEAYIAAVFYDYLTSDLPGAYTADNIEVDDDCASSETTDEVSVTGATADEELEVPKRSFSRLRETSGTTSASAPSGPPSTVDADAGSDIASTIGTEAPPILHPLRPLQLRTRGGAFDYIDAWLRPLFTPIARWALDQMAADARVVVQEGEPSTDHATVGALSLLHSWATKETGRLPTYTSLTDSGPPWAIECIAVDKNGSQVRADATRETKGAAKNVAAWKVARALGLEVPE encoded by the exons ATGTCCTCGTTCGACATCCCAGACCACGGGCTCAACACAATGCTCCTCCCAGAGCTTCCCTCAGACCTCGTCCTtccccccctcccacccatCGCAGACCCCCAGCTCGCACGACTGGCAGTCACCCACTCGAGCGCGCACCAGTtgccgcgccggcccaccAGCCTAGAGTTTGAGGCCGACGAAAAGGTCGAGGACTATGAAAAGCTCGAGCATGTCGGCGACAGCATGCTCGGCTCGGTCGTGACTGGTCTCCTGCACGACCTCTTCCCCCTCCTCCGTCCCGGCCCGGCAACG aTGCTCAAGTCGCACCTGGTGTCCAACGCCACCCTGCGGCAGCTGTGTATCCGCTACAAGATCACCGACCATATCATTGCGGCCCCTGTTCAGCTGCTTACGATCAAGTCACAGGAGAAGCCAGTAGCGTCCATCTTTGAGGCGTacatcgccgccgtgttcTACGACTACCTCACCAGCGACCTGCCCGGCGCATACACTGCCGACAATATCGAGGTGGACGATGACTGTGCGTCCTCCGAGACCACGGACGAGGTGTCCGTCACTGGTGccacggccgacgagga ACTCGAGGTCCCGAAGCGCAGCTTCAGCAGGCTGCGCGAGACGAGCgggacgacctcggcgtcggcgccatctgGACCTCCCTCGACTGTCGACGCTGACGCGGGGTCCGACATCGCCTCGACGATCGGCACCGAGGCCCCACCGATCCTCCACCCTCTGCGTCCCCTCCAGCTGCGCACACGTGGCGGTGCATTCGACTACATTGACGCCTGGCTCCGTCCTCTCTTCACGCCGAtcgcgcgctgggcgctggaCCAGATGGCGGCTGatgcccgcgtcgtcgtgcaggaGGGCGAGCCGTCGACGGACCACGCGACGGTCGGCGCCCTGTCCCTCCTCCACAGCTGGGCGACCAAGGAGACGGGCCGCCTGCCGACGTACACGTCGCTCACGGACTCTGGCCCTCCCTGGGCGATCGAGTGCATCGCGGTCGACAAGAACGGCTCACAGGTGCGTGCTGACGCAACGCGCGAGACCAAGGGCGCGGCCAAGAACGTCGCGGCGTGGAAGGTCGCCCGGGCGCTGGGTCTCGAGGTGCCAGAGTAG
- the BRAFLDRAFT_259979 gene encoding Ubiquitin-conjugating enzyme E2 S: MSLTPQALRLLSRELVTLRTEPPEGVRVVVDEDDLTALEGWVQGPAGTPYEGGYFRVRFDFGPEYPNLPPKCTMLTKIFHPNISKAGEICVDTLKKGWRKDYGVAHVLVTIKCLLIYPNPESALDEEAGKQLLADYDGYCKYARLLTGIHATPKLPPAPFRDASVKSVDALLPQPPVASAPSTRSSPSSPQNSSPQPTASRPSPLGNHARQETSPAPVVPAAGFDSVVKPVVKAAPKPAAKAKRGLKRL, from the exons ATG TCCCTCACACCACAAGCACTGCGCCTCCTctcgcgcgagctcgtcacgCTCCGCACCGAGCCGCCCGAGGgtgtgcgcgtcgtcgttgatgaGGACGACCTGACGGCGCTCGAGGGTTGGGTGCAGGGACCAG CTGGAACACCCTACGAGGGAGGATACTTTCGCGTGCGCTTCGACTTTGGCCCAGAGTACCCCAACCTGCCGCCCAAAT gCACCATGCTCACCAAAATATTCCATCCCAACATCTCCAAGGCGGGTGAGATTTgcgtcgacacgctcaagaAGGGCTGGAGGAAGGACTATGGTGTGGCGCATGTGCTTGTT ACGATCAAGTGCCTGCTCATCTACCCCAACCCGGAGAGTgcgctggacgaggaggcaggCAAGCAGCTGCTTGCGGATTACGACGGGTACTGCAAG TACGCCAGGCTCCTGACCGGTATCCACGCGACGCCAAAG CTTCCCCCCGCCCCCTTCCGTGACGCGTCAGTCAAGtcggtcgacgcgctcctcccgcAGCCCCCTGTCGCTTCAGCGCCatcgacaaggtcgtcgccatcatcgccgcAGAACTCGTCCCCGCAGCCCACCGCGAGCCGACCGTCCCCGCTCGGCAACCACGCGCGTCAGGAGACGAGCCCCGCGCCAGTGGTGCCCGCGGCCGGCTTTGACAGCGTGGTCAAGCCCGTCGTCAAGGCTGCACCTAAGCCCGcagccaaggccaagcgcggcCTGAAGCGCCTCTAG